One stretch of Miscanthus floridulus cultivar M001 chromosome 18, ASM1932011v1, whole genome shotgun sequence DNA includes these proteins:
- the LOC136519906 gene encoding uncharacterized protein, whose protein sequence is MALASNNKVASSLSPMASGGAQSHSHSPPVAGAVADEALRSNNTKPAASKPPSGSSTEYQLRKYLLLLATLVATVTYVAGLNLPGGAWQEDTDDGRHHAGDPILQYAHLHRYLTFYYCNATAFAASLVVSLLLLVLDGRNTGWWEALLRVVMVLDLLGLMGAYAAGSCRDKFTTIYSALLVCAVFAYIVVAFIFYLFSSDGGGLAILLHSRKRLTGAADAEKQAGGVSVTATSERQELHEVLMLLATFAVTITYVAGLNPPGGFWGDTKDGHQMSNPVLQEHYSSRYQAFYVCNTTAFVASLLIIILLLDKKLTTKLSVRFVALYGLTITALLGLMGAYAAGSCRQLDDTTYVICLIAGVLAYIFLQAWFPISAEISWSCCRDIHQVQDQGSDAVEKEKALEKERLEKARSLVMLLATLVVSITYSAGLDPPGGLWPDTRDGHRNGDPILLTTHPTRYKVFFYSNSAAFVASLIVILMVQSRFLLKGHTLEAAMILDLFGLISAYAAGSCRDETTSIYVVALAGIVLVYVVIHIVLFTLDHKDNHPDLEKKLENRREVLLLLAILSATLTYQAGLTPPGGFWSENEDGHRAGYPVLHDNYRPRYMAFFYCNAASFMASVALIVLLVNPNLYKPGIRCYALYVCMVVGMFGLMGAYAAGSSRDLRTSIYVLTLVVAVFAFVALEVVIFWVCPYLRDHWNQWWRCSNDAAAADSSGQAAEPDDGTKQKNQVTEIQESKTQGEMQGGGEKNMREYLMLLGVLAASVTYQTGLKPPGGMWQDNSDGHSAGSSILHYINKRRYHAFFYSNSTSFMASVVVIILLLPETLHKYRLPLGPMHTAILLDMLGLLGAYAAGSTRDWETSRNVIYLVIPVLAYIAAYAAVSIFRKKRWCQCSGSRTNS, encoded by the exons ATGGCGTTGGCGTCCAACAACAAAGTAGCTTCGTCCCTCAGTCCAATGGCGTCCGGCGGCGCACAAAGCCACTCCCACTCCCCCCCTGTGGCAGGGGCTGTGGCTGATGAAGCTTTGCGCAGCAACAACACCAAACCTGCTGCTTCTAAGCCTCCTTCAGGTTCCTCCACGGAGTACCAGCTGAGGAAGTACCTGCTGCTGCTCGCCACCCTGGTTGCGACGGTGACGTACGTCGCCGGGCTGAACCTGCCGGGGGGAGCCTGGCAGGAGGACACCGACGACGGGCGGCACCACGCGGGCGACCCGATCCTCCagtacgcgcacctccaccgctACCTCACCTTCTACTACTGCAACGCCACCGCGTTCGCCGCGTCGCTCGTGGTCAGcctcctcctcctggtcctggaCGGCAGGAACACGGGCTGGTGGGAGGCCCTGCTGCGGGTCGTCATGGTGCTCGACCTGCTCGGCCTCATGGGCGCCTACGCCGCCGGGAGCTGCCGGGACAAGTTCACCACCATCTACTCCGCGCTGCTGGTCTGCGCCGTCTTCGCCTACATCGTCGTAGCTTTCATCTTCTACCTCTTCTCCAGCGATGGAGGCGGGCTAGCGATCCTGCTGCATAGTAGGAAGCGACTAACAGGTGCAGCAGATGCCGAGAAGCAAGCAGGCGGTGTTAGTGTCACCGCCACCTCCGAGCGGCAAGAACTGCACGAGGTGCTGATGCTGCTGGCCACCTTCGCGGTGACCATCACGTACGTGGCGGGGCTGAACCCGCCGGGCGGCTTCTGGGGCGACACCAAGGACGGCCACCAGATGAGCAACCCGGTCCTGCAGGAGCACTACTCCAGCCGCTACCAGGCGTTCTACGTCTGCAACACCACCGCGTTCGTCGCGTCCCTGCTCATCATCATCCTGCTCCTCGACAAGAAGCTCACCACCAAGCTCTCTGTACGCTTCGTGGCTCTGTATGGCCTCACCATCACGGCGCTCCTGGGCCTCATGGGGGCGTACGCCGCTGGGAGCTGCAGGCAGCTCGACGACACCACCTACGTCATCTGCCTCATCGCCGGAGTTCTTGCCTACATCTTCCTCCAGGCATGGTTTCCAATATCGGCTGAAATCTCCTG GAGCTGCTGCAGGGACATCCATCAGGTTCAGGACCAAGGCAGCGATgcagtggaaaaggagaaggcccTTGAAAAAGAACGACTGGAAAAGGCCCGGTCTCTTGTCATGTTGCTTGCGACCCTTGTGGTGAGCATCACTTACAGTGCAGGACTGGACCCACCAGGCGGGCTGTGGCCCGACACCCGCGACGGTCACAGGAACGGTGACCCGATACTCCTGACCACACACCCCACCCGGTACAAGGTGTTCTTCTACAGCAACTCGGCGGCGTTCGTGGCGTCCCTCATCGTGATCCTCATGGTCCAGAGCCGATTCCTGCTCAAGGGCCATACGCTGGAGGCGGCCATGATCCTGGACCTCTTCGGCCTGATCAGCGCGTACGCCGCGGGGAGCTGCAGGGACGAAACGACCTCCATCTACGTGGTTGCCCTGGCGGGGATTGTCCTGGTCTACGTGGTCATCCACATCGTCCTCTTCACGCTAGACCACAAGGACAACCACCCGGACTTGGAGAAGAAGCTGGAGAACAGGCGCGAGGTGCTGCTGCTCCTGGCCATCCTGTCGGCGACGCTCACCTACCAGGCTGGGCTGACGCCGCCGGGGGGCTTCTGGTCAGAAAATGAAGATGGGCACCGCGCGGGCTACCCGGTGCTCCACGACAACTACCGCCCCCGTTACATGGCCTTCTTCTACTGCAACGCGGCGAGCTTCATGGCGTCCGTGGCTCTCATCGTCCTGCTCGTCAACCCCAACCTGTACAAGCCAGGGATACGGTGCTACGCGCTCTACGTGTGCATGGTGGTGGGCATGTTTGGGCTCATGGGAGCCTATGCCGCTGGGAGCTCCAGGGATCTGCGCACCTCCATTTATGTGTTGACGCTGGTTGTTGCCGTGTTTGCCTTTGTAGCCCTGGAGGTAGTCATTTTCTGGGTTTGCCCCTACCTAAGAGATCATTGGAATCAGTGGTGGAGGTGCAGCAACGATGCAGCTGCAGCTGATTCCTCCGGGCAAGCTGCAGAACCAGACGACGGCACGAAACAGAAGAACCAGGTGACAGAGATACAGGAAAGTAAAACTCAGGGAGAGATGCAAGGAGGAGGAGAGAAAAACATGCGTGAATACTTGATGCTGCTAGGAGTCCTTGCTGCGAGTGTAACCTACCAGACCGGCCTGAAACCACCAGGTGGCATGTGGCAGGACAACAGCGATGGTCACTCTGCTGGCAGCTCCATCCTCCATTACATCAACAAACGCCGGTACCATGCTTTCTTCTACAGCAACTCCACTTCCTTCATGGCttccgtcgtcgtcatcatcttgCTCCTGCCAGAGACTCTCCACAAATACCGATTGCCACTCGGGCCAATGCACACAGCTATTTTGCTTGACATGCTCGGCCTCCTGGGGGCCTATGCGGCAGGCAGTACCAGAGACTGGGAGACATCCAGGAATGTCATCTACTTGGTCATCCCTGTTCTGGCATACATTGCAGCCTATGCAGCAGTCTCAATCTTCCGCAAGAAAAGATGGTGCCAGTGCAGCGGCAGCCGAACAAACTCATAA